One region of Flavobacterium sp. GSB-24 genomic DNA includes:
- a CDS encoding glucose 1-dehydrogenase produces MFSLQNKKAIITGGGSGIGRAISVLFAKQGAEVHILELTEESAKETVAEIKSNGGNVFAHACDVSNHEQVKSTFEKIGNIHILVNNAGIAHVGKVDTTPESDFDRIMNVNVKGVYNCLHASIPALRSSGGGVILNLASIACWVGIPDRFAYSTAKGAVMAMTLSVAKDYLNDKIRCNSISPARVHTPFVDGFIAKNYPGKEEEIFEKLSQSQPIGRMGKPEEIATLALFLCSDESSFITGSDYPIDGGFIKLNN; encoded by the coding sequence ATGTTTTCATTACAAAATAAAAAAGCAATTATCACTGGCGGAGGAAGCGGAATTGGAAGAGCGATTTCAGTTTTATTTGCTAAACAGGGAGCTGAAGTTCACATTTTAGAATTGACTGAAGAAAGTGCAAAAGAAACGGTTGCAGAAATAAAATCAAACGGCGGAAATGTTTTCGCACATGCCTGCGACGTTTCGAACCACGAACAAGTGAAATCAACTTTCGAGAAAATCGGAAATATTCATATTCTGGTAAACAACGCCGGAATTGCTCACGTTGGAAAAGTAGACACGACTCCAGAATCTGATTTTGACCGTATTATGAATGTAAACGTAAAAGGAGTTTACAACTGTCTTCACGCATCGATTCCTGCACTTAGAAGCTCTGGCGGAGGTGTAATTTTAAACTTGGCTTCTATTGCCTGCTGGGTTGGAATTCCTGACCGTTTTGCTTATTCTACTGCAAAAGGAGCGGTTATGGCCATGACTTTATCAGTTGCAAAAGATTATTTGAATGATAAAATCAGATGTAATTCTATTTCTCCTGCAAGGGTTCATACGCCTTTCGTAGACGGATTTATTGCTAAAAATTATCCAGGAAAAGAAGAAGAAATCTTCGAAAAATTATCTCAATCACAACCAATCGGACGTATGGGAAAACCAGAAGAAATCGCAACTTTAGCATTATTCTTGTGCAGCGACGAATCGTCTTTCATCACAGGTTCAGACTACCCAATTGATGGCGGATTCATCAAATTGAACAACTAA
- a CDS encoding altronate dehydratase family protein, whose product MLDTTKKLVVKLHPDDNVLVALTDLPKGESILFENETYVLQDLIKAKHKFYMQDMKQGEEVNMYGVLVGKVQCDAAKGSLMTTENLKHAADPYAYRNASYEWNAPDVSKFENRTFKGYKRKDGRVGTANYWLFVPTVFCENRNLDVIKEALHKQLGYAVTDKYNQFTHELLEGYLNGNDINDINIELNPTPKNKRVFENVDGIKFLNHQGGCGGTRQDASTLSALLASYANHPNVGGITLLSLGCQHLQVQDFVNDVKRQNPEFDKPLFIFEQQQTESEEVLITNAIKKTFEGLIEINQYERTDAPLSDLCIGVKCGGSDGFSGVSANPAVGYTSDLVVALGGKILLAEFPELCGAEQNLIDRCITEDKAKKFIDLMESYDELAHKVGSGFHMNPSPGNIKDGLITDAIKSAGAAKKGGTSPVVDVLDYTELVTKPGLSLVCTPGNDVEATTGKAASGATLILFTTGLGTPTGNPVCPVIKVATNSVLATRMKDIIDIDCGPIISGEKSIEEMGEEILEYCIKAASGEIIPKAVQLNQDDFIPWKRGVSL is encoded by the coding sequence ATGCTTGATACAACTAAAAAATTAGTGGTAAAACTGCATCCAGACGATAATGTTCTGGTAGCTTTAACCGACTTGCCAAAAGGAGAATCTATTCTTTTTGAAAACGAAACTTACGTTTTACAAGACCTCATCAAAGCCAAACATAAATTCTACATGCAGGACATGAAGCAGGGAGAAGAAGTAAACATGTACGGTGTTTTGGTCGGAAAAGTACAATGCGATGCGGCAAAAGGGAGTTTAATGACGACCGAAAACTTAAAACACGCCGCAGATCCCTACGCTTACAGAAACGCTTCTTACGAATGGAATGCCCCTGATGTTTCTAAATTTGAAAACAGAACTTTTAAAGGTTACAAAAGAAAAGACGGACGTGTTGGAACAGCCAATTACTGGCTTTTTGTTCCGACGGTTTTTTGTGAAAACAGAAATCTTGATGTTATTAAAGAAGCATTACACAAGCAATTGGGTTATGCTGTAACAGACAAATACAATCAATTTACGCACGAATTACTGGAAGGTTATTTGAACGGAAATGACATTAATGATATTAATATTGAATTAAATCCGACTCCAAAAAACAAACGTGTTTTTGAAAATGTAGACGGAATTAAATTCTTAAATCACCAAGGCGGCTGCGGTGGAACGCGTCAGGATGCTTCTACTTTGAGTGCTTTACTAGCTTCTTATGCCAATCATCCAAACGTTGGTGGAATCACGCTTTTGAGTCTAGGATGCCAGCATTTACAAGTTCAGGATTTTGTAAATGATGTAAAAAGACAAAACCCAGAATTTGACAAACCGTTGTTTATTTTTGAACAGCAGCAGACAGAAAGCGAAGAAGTTTTGATTACCAATGCCATCAAAAAGACTTTTGAAGGTTTAATTGAAATCAACCAATATGAAAGAACTGATGCGCCTTTGAGCGATTTATGCATTGGTGTAAAATGCGGCGGAAGCGATGGTTTCAGCGGTGTTTCTGCAAATCCTGCTGTGGGTTACACATCTGATTTAGTAGTGGCTTTAGGCGGAAAAATTCTTTTGGCCGAATTCCCAGAATTATGCGGCGCTGAACAGAATTTAATTGACAGATGTATTACGGAAGATAAAGCCAAAAAATTCATAGATTTAATGGAATCTTATGATGAACTGGCGCATAAAGTGGGTTCTGGTTTTCATATGAATCCGTCACCAGGAAACATCAAAGACGGATTAATTACAGATGCTATCAAAAGCGCTGGAGCAGCCAAAAAAGGCGGCACTTCTCCTGTTGTTGATGTTTTAGATTACACCGAATTGGTTACAAAACCAGGATTGAGTTTAGTTTGCACACCAGGAAATGATGTGGAAGCAACAACTGGAAAAGCGGCTTCTGGAGCAACTTTAATTTTATTTACTACTGGATTAGGAACTCCGACAGGAAACCCAGTTTGTCCTGTAATTAAGGTGGCGACAAACTCTGTTCTAGCAACAAGAATGAAAGATATTATCGATATTGACTGCGGACCAATTATCAGCGGTGAAAAATCTATTGAAGAAATGGGCGAAGAAATTTTAGAATATTGCATCAAAGCAGCAAGCGGCGAAATTATTCCGAAAGCAGTTCAATTAAACCAAGACGATTTTATTCCGTGGAAACGCGGCGTATCTTTGTAA
- a CDS encoding AraC family transcriptional regulator — protein sequence MMKLEQTKIASYLNTKVSVLNRVEPFFQAPFHSHPELELVYVKESYGKRIIGNSVMPFEPGDMVFLGSDIPHVWLNDEKYYQGIEDLKANSIVVYFHKDIFGPTFYELKETQKINELFFQAGKGISIIGKTNKQIAKKLEKLVSKKDFEVIVGLFEILSILSESQDTIYINDEIYSLMQKDSKVDRLSEVFQYVNKNYKKNISLEEIAAVANMTRTSFCRMFRVKTKKNFVDYLHEIRISNACKLLLETDKSMSEIAYECGYKTASNFNKLFKKVKGITPSDFKNNAKMSFATDYKD from the coding sequence ATGATGAAATTGGAACAAACCAAAATAGCGTCTTATCTCAATACAAAAGTTTCGGTATTAAATCGTGTTGAGCCTTTTTTTCAAGCGCCCTTTCATTCTCATCCCGAATTAGAATTGGTGTATGTAAAAGAGAGTTATGGCAAGCGAATTATCGGAAATTCGGTAATGCCATTTGAACCCGGCGATATGGTTTTTTTAGGTTCTGATATTCCGCACGTTTGGCTAAATGACGAGAAATATTATCAGGGAATTGAAGATTTAAAAGCCAATTCGATTGTCGTATATTTTCATAAAGATATTTTCGGACCGACTTTTTACGAATTAAAAGAAACCCAAAAAATCAACGAACTCTTTTTTCAGGCTGGAAAAGGGATTTCGATTATCGGAAAAACCAATAAGCAGATTGCTAAAAAACTGGAGAAGTTAGTTTCAAAAAAAGACTTTGAGGTAATTGTCGGACTTTTTGAGATTTTGTCTATTCTTTCAGAAAGTCAGGATACGATCTATATCAATGACGAAATTTATTCTTTGATGCAGAAAGATTCAAAAGTAGATCGTCTTTCAGAAGTTTTTCAATATGTGAATAAAAATTACAAGAAGAATATTTCTTTAGAAGAAATTGCCGCTGTCGCGAATATGACTCGGACTTCTTTCTGCAGAATGTTCAGAGTTAAAACAAAGAAAAATTTTGTGGATTATCTGCACGAAATCAGAATCTCAAATGCCTGTAAATTGTTGCTGGAAACCGATAAAAGTATGTCTGAAATTGCATACGAATGCGGTTATAAAACAGCTTCAAATTTTAATAAACTTTTCAAAAAAGTTAAAGGAATAACGCCATCTGATTTTAAAAATAATGCGAAGATGAGTTTTGCCACAGATTATAAAGATTAA
- a CDS encoding SDR family oxidoreductase yields MQLSLTQKIIIVTGGAKGIGLGIVKVLAEENAIPFIVGRNENDNIKAVEELKAIGKEAHQVAADLTKPEDCKKAVEAVIAKFGRIDGLVNNAGVNDGVGLENGNYEDFAASLHKNLVHYYLMAQHALPYLKESKGAIVNIGSKTAETGQGGTSAYAASNGGRNALTREWAVELLKYSIRVNAVIVAECYTPLYETWINTFENKEEKLAAITKNIPLENRMTTAEEIANMVVFLLSEKSSHTTGQIIYVDGGYTHLDRSI; encoded by the coding sequence ATGCAGTTATCATTAACCCAAAAAATCATTATCGTTACTGGAGGCGCAAAAGGAATTGGTTTAGGAATCGTTAAAGTTCTAGCCGAAGAAAATGCAATTCCGTTTATCGTTGGACGTAACGAAAATGATAACATCAAAGCCGTAGAAGAATTAAAAGCCATTGGAAAAGAAGCGCATCAAGTTGCTGCCGATCTTACCAAACCTGAAGACTGTAAAAAAGCCGTTGAAGCCGTAATCGCAAAATTCGGCAGAATTGACGGACTTGTAAATAACGCCGGCGTTAATGACGGTGTTGGATTAGAGAATGGAAATTATGAAGATTTCGCTGCTTCGCTTCATAAAAATTTAGTGCATTATTATTTAATGGCACAGCATGCGCTTCCATATTTGAAAGAATCAAAAGGAGCAATTGTAAATATTGGTTCTAAAACTGCCGAAACAGGACAAGGCGGAACCTCAGCGTACGCTGCTTCAAACGGAGGAAGAAATGCTTTAACCAGAGAATGGGCCGTTGAATTATTAAAATACAGCATTCGTGTAAACGCTGTAATTGTAGCAGAATGTTACACACCGCTTTACGAAACGTGGATTAATACTTTTGAAAATAAAGAAGAAAAATTAGCCGCAATAACTAAAAATATTCCGCTAGAAAACAGAATGACAACGGCAGAAGAAATTGCTAATATGGTGGTTTTCTTATTGTCTGAAAAATCAAGTCATACTACTGGACAGATTATTTATGTAGATGGCGGTTATACCCATTTAGATCGATCTATTTAA
- a CDS encoding sodium/sugar symporter, protein MNQNLAFADYAVFIIYFIVVSVYGYTVYRKRKQDEQDAKAYFLAEGNLTWWAIGASLIASNISAEQFIGMSGEGFFLGIAVAAYEWLAAVALIIVAVWFIPVYLKNKIYTMPQFLKTRYNESTALIMAVFWLFLYVFVNLTSILYLGAVAINGLAGGEYLHAIMIGLAVFALFISLGGMKVVAYTDVIQVAVLIIGGLVTSYIALVTVGEKLGISSSAIEGFKVLMTEAPEHFKMIIPKPTAASSQLEIDKYLTFPGLMSYLAGIWIINLNYWGCNQYITQRALGADLQTARTGILFAGMLKLLMPLIVMLPGIAAYVLYTNGHLPQLVGGKDGAYSAVLTFLPTGLKGLSVAALTAAIVASLAGKVNSISTIYTLDIHKKYIQKEAGEKQQVNIGRIAVFAAMLLAVLFTWNDVLGIGGVGGFTYIQKYTGFISPGVFAMFFLGMFWKRTTGAAAIVGVILGFALSVLFNEYAPALFGNDTLLYTAYPNGKGAFEIPFHICMGLSFFFTMLVMILMSFAGPKVNPKAFETEPGMFKVKPQTTVLIVITLLIIVALYVKFW, encoded by the coding sequence ATGAACCAAAACCTCGCTTTCGCAGATTATGCGGTTTTTATTATCTATTTTATCGTAGTCTCGGTCTACGGTTATACCGTTTATCGCAAACGTAAACAAGACGAACAAGATGCTAAAGCTTACTTTTTGGCTGAAGGAAATTTAACTTGGTGGGCAATTGGAGCTTCTTTAATTGCTTCTAACATTTCTGCAGAACAATTCATCGGAATGAGCGGTGAAGGTTTCTTTTTAGGAATCGCTGTTGCTGCTTACGAATGGCTTGCTGCCGTTGCACTTATTATTGTAGCTGTGTGGTTTATTCCTGTATATCTTAAAAACAAGATTTACACAATGCCACAATTCTTAAAAACACGTTACAACGAATCTACTGCTTTGATTATGGCAGTTTTCTGGTTGTTTTTGTACGTTTTTGTAAACTTAACTTCTATTTTATATTTAGGGGCAGTGGCTATTAACGGTCTTGCTGGTGGAGAATATCTTCATGCTATTATGATCGGTTTGGCTGTATTTGCTTTATTTATTTCTCTTGGAGGAATGAAAGTTGTGGCTTATACAGACGTTATTCAGGTTGCTGTATTAATTATTGGAGGTTTGGTAACTTCTTATATTGCATTAGTAACTGTTGGAGAAAAGCTAGGAATAAGCAGTAGTGCAATCGAAGGATTCAAAGTATTAATGACTGAGGCGCCTGAGCATTTCAAAATGATTATTCCAAAACCAACTGCAGCTTCTTCTCAATTAGAAATTGATAAATATTTGACTTTCCCAGGTTTGATGTCTTACCTTGCTGGTATCTGGATTATCAACTTAAACTATTGGGGCTGTAACCAATACATCACGCAAAGAGCACTTGGAGCAGATTTACAAACAGCTCGTACAGGAATCTTATTTGCTGGTATGTTAAAATTATTAATGCCGCTTATCGTAATGCTTCCTGGTATTGCTGCTTACGTTTTATACACAAACGGACATTTACCTCAATTAGTTGGAGGAAAAGACGGAGCTTATTCTGCTGTATTAACTTTCCTTCCAACAGGATTAAAAGGTCTTTCTGTTGCGGCTTTAACGGCTGCGATCGTAGCTTCTTTGGCTGGAAAAGTAAACAGTATTTCTACAATTTATACATTAGATATTCATAAAAAATATATTCAAAAAGAAGCTGGAGAAAAGCAACAGGTAAACATTGGTAGAATTGCCGTTTTTGCTGCAATGCTTTTAGCCGTTCTATTTACTTGGAATGACGTTTTAGGAATCGGTGGTGTCGGCGGATTTACATACATCCAAAAGTACACTGGATTCATCAGCCCTGGAGTTTTTGCTATGTTCTTCCTTGGTATGTTCTGGAAAAGAACTACTGGTGCAGCAGCAATCGTGGGTGTAATTTTAGGATTCGCATTGTCAGTTTTATTCAACGAATACGCTCCTGCATTATTTGGAAACGATACACTTTTATACACAGCTTATCCTAACGGAAAAGGAGCTTTCGAAATTCCGTTCCACATTTGTATGGGATTATCATTCTTCTTTACTATGTTAGTGATGATCTTGATGAGTTTCGCTGGTCCAAAAGTAAACCCTAAAGCATTCGAAACAGAACCAGGAATGTTTAAAGTTAAACCGCAGACAACAGTCTTAATCGTAATTACATTATTGATTATTGTGGCGCTTTATGTTAAGTTCTGGTAA
- a CDS encoding UDP-glucose--hexose-1-phosphate uridylyltransferase — protein MKNFDINEDPHRRFNPLINEWVLVSPHRAKRPWQGQNETISTEELPKYDPTCYLCPGNVRANGETNPVYENSFVFENDFAAMKQEEIIFEDDIKHTFFKVKPEQGISRVVCFSPRHDLTLPEMEIADIENIIKTWQKEYTDLGNIKYINHVQIFENKGSVMGCSNPHPHGQIWAQSSLPTQVEKTHNSLKSYYDKNRRTLLEDYVQAELKTGERIVIENDHFVALVPFWAIWPYETMIVSKRAANKITDFSAEESNAFAKILKQLTTKYDNLFNTSFPYSSGIHQSPTDGFDHAEWHFHMHFYPPLLRSATVKKFMVGYEMLGESQRDITPEKSAEILRKLSDVHYKSLVKA, from the coding sequence ATGAAAAATTTTGACATTAACGAAGATCCTCACAGACGCTTCAATCCTCTAATCAACGAATGGGTCTTGGTTTCACCTCATCGTGCAAAACGCCCTTGGCAGGGACAAAATGAAACTATTTCTACGGAAGAACTTCCAAAATACGATCCCACTTGTTATTTATGTCCGGGAAATGTTCGTGCCAATGGAGAAACTAATCCAGTATACGAAAACAGTTTTGTTTTTGAAAATGATTTTGCTGCGATGAAACAAGAGGAAATTATTTTTGAAGACGATATTAAACATACTTTCTTTAAAGTAAAACCAGAACAAGGAATTTCGAGAGTGGTTTGCTTTTCGCCAAGACACGATTTGACTCTCCCAGAAATGGAAATTGCAGATATTGAAAATATTATTAAAACCTGGCAGAAAGAATATACTGATTTAGGAAACATCAAGTACATTAACCACGTTCAGATTTTTGAAAATAAAGGAAGTGTAATGGGCTGCAGCAACCCGCATCCGCATGGGCAAATCTGGGCACAGTCTTCTTTACCAACTCAGGTTGAAAAAACGCATAACAGTTTAAAATCATATTACGATAAAAATAGAAGAACATTGTTGGAAGATTATGTTCAGGCCGAATTGAAAACTGGGGAGCGTATTGTAATTGAGAACGATCACTTTGTAGCGTTAGTGCCTTTTTGGGCTATTTGGCCATACGAAACTATGATTGTGAGCAAAAGAGCTGCCAACAAAATCACCGATTTTTCTGCTGAAGAAAGCAACGCTTTTGCTAAAATTTTAAAACAATTAACAACGAAGTACGACAATTTATTTAATACTTCTTTCCCTTATTCTTCAGGAATTCATCAATCGCCAACAGATGGATTTGATCATGCGGAATGGCATTTTCACATGCATTTTTATCCGCCGTTGTTAAGATCGGCAACGGTAAAGAAATTTATGGTAGGATATGAAATGTTAGGCGAATCGCAGCGTGATATTACACCAGAAAAAAGTGCTGAAATTTTAAGAAAGCTTTCAGATGTGCATTATAAAAGTCTGGTAAAAGCCTAA
- the galK gene encoding galactokinase, with protein MNDILIQNTVAFFEKSFGSSPQKTVLSPGRINIIGEHIDYNDGYVLPAAIDKVICFAFEKNNTKTSKVIAIDLNEEFEINLTEEVKLSDVVWTNYIRGVIKQLQDNGFSFEGFNCVFSSNIPVGSGLSSSAALECGMIFGIKSLFDLKIEKVDISLLGQKAEHWVGINCGIMDQFSSVHGLENKVIKLDCNTLDFEYHNADFKDYSLILLDSNVKHSLFTSEYNTRRIECEEGLSIIKSHFPEVKSFRDASEAQVLSLKDKMTEKVFSRVHFVVKEINRVIKACEALDKGNIEHLGELLFETHYGLSQEYEVSCEELDFLVDTAKNDESIIGSRLMGGGFGGCTINLVKKGQENEVKHKFSNLYLDKFGIELKFYDVKISNGTTLL; from the coding sequence ATGAATGATATTTTAATACAAAACACTGTTGCTTTTTTTGAGAAATCTTTTGGATCTTCTCCTCAAAAAACGGTACTTTCTCCAGGAAGAATTAATATTATTGGAGAACATATTGACTACAATGATGGTTATGTTTTACCAGCTGCAATTGACAAAGTAATTTGTTTTGCTTTTGAAAAAAACAATACTAAAACTTCTAAGGTAATTGCAATCGATTTAAACGAAGAATTTGAAATTAACCTGACTGAAGAAGTAAAATTGAGTGATGTGGTTTGGACTAATTACATTCGAGGTGTAATTAAACAATTGCAGGATAACGGATTTTCTTTTGAAGGTTTCAATTGTGTTTTCAGCAGTAATATTCCGGTTGGCTCTGGACTATCTTCTTCTGCGGCTTTAGAATGCGGAATGATTTTCGGAATCAAATCGCTTTTCGATTTAAAAATTGAGAAAGTTGACATTTCATTATTAGGACAAAAAGCAGAACACTGGGTGGGTATTAACTGCGGTATTATGGATCAGTTTTCAAGTGTTCATGGTCTTGAAAATAAAGTGATAAAATTGGACTGCAACACTTTAGATTTCGAATATCACAATGCCGATTTTAAAGATTATTCATTGATTTTATTAGATTCTAATGTGAAACATTCGCTTTTTACATCAGAATACAATACCAGAAGAATTGAATGCGAAGAAGGTTTATCAATCATAAAAAGTCATTTTCCAGAAGTAAAAAGTTTTAGAGATGCTTCAGAAGCACAGGTTTTGAGTCTTAAGGATAAAATGACTGAAAAAGTTTTCAGCCGAGTTCATTTTGTGGTTAAAGAAATTAATCGTGTCATAAAAGCGTGCGAAGCTTTAGACAAGGGAAATATTGAACATCTGGGAGAATTACTTTTTGAAACTCATTATGGTTTATCACAGGAATATGAGGTAAGCTGCGAAGAGTTAGATTTCCTTGTAGATACTGCAAAAAATGACGAATCTATCATAGGTTCTAGACTTATGGGAGGCGGTTTTGGAGGTTGTACAATTAATTTAGTTAAAAAAGGTCAAGAAAATGAGGTAAAACATAAGTTTTCAAATCTTTATTTAGATAAATTTGGAATTGAATTAAAATTCTATGATGTAAAAATCTCAAACGGAACAACACTACTTTAA
- a CDS encoding aldose epimerase family protein: MEIKHISHLKETHNCKLFGLMPNKEEIYSFELCNKNGMKVQVINYGATVTSIQIPLNEKSIDVVLGFDNLEAYLESYNLPSAPYFGTTVGRYAGRIHNGAFSIDDKKFQLDGNNNGNTLHGGNMGFGRKVWSVTNASTGENPSITFGLLSEHLDEIFPGEMTVYLTYTLNEENELQLEYKAVSTEDTVINLTHHSYFNLDGHDGNVLEQQMFIKSDKMLETNPDNIPTGNYTDLTNHAFDFRNTKNCPFPIDNSFVVNSKTEIVAQLISLKNKLRMNVYTDQPSVHIYVGGNCFGKLKGKENVDYNAQSGICFETQNFPDAPNHSHFPNAVLKKGEEYSQKTLYKFENLN, encoded by the coding sequence ATGGAAATAAAACACATATCGCATTTAAAGGAGACTCATAATTGCAAATTGTTTGGTTTAATGCCCAATAAAGAAGAAATTTATTCTTTTGAATTGTGTAACAAAAACGGAATGAAAGTTCAGGTCATCAATTATGGTGCAACAGTAACTTCCATCCAAATTCCTTTGAATGAAAAATCGATAGATGTTGTTTTAGGATTTGATAATCTAGAAGCTTACTTAGAATCTTATAATTTACCAAGCGCTCCTTATTTTGGAACTACTGTTGGCCGTTATGCCGGTCGTATTCATAATGGAGCTTTTAGCATAGATGATAAAAAATTTCAGCTTGACGGAAATAATAATGGCAATACGCTTCACGGAGGCAATATGGGATTTGGGAGAAAAGTCTGGAGCGTAACTAATGCTTCAACCGGCGAAAATCCTTCTATTACTTTTGGTCTTTTGAGTGAGCATTTAGATGAAATTTTTCCTGGTGAAATGACCGTTTATTTGACCTACACTTTAAATGAAGAAAACGAACTGCAATTAGAATACAAAGCTGTTTCTACAGAAGATACCGTTATCAATTTGACACATCATAGTTATTTTAACCTTGACGGACATGATGGAAATGTTTTAGAGCAACAAATGTTTATCAAATCGGATAAAATGTTGGAGACCAATCCAGATAATATCCCGACTGGAAATTATACCGATTTAACCAATCATGCTTTTGATTTTAGAAATACTAAAAACTGCCCGTTTCCAATTGACAATTCTTTTGTAGTGAATTCTAAAACAGAAATCGTAGCACAGCTAATCAGCTTAAAAAACAAACTGAGAATGAATGTCTACACCGATCAGCCTAGTGTACATATATATGTAGGAGGAAATTGTTTTGGAAAATTAAAAGGAAAAGAAAATGTCGATTACAATGCGCAAAGCGGTATTTGTTTTGAAACTCAAAATTTTCCAGACGCACCCAATCATAGTCATTTCCCAAATGCTGTTTTGAAAAAAGGCGAAGAGTATAGTCAAAAAACGCTTTACAAATTTGAAAATTTAAACTAA
- a CDS encoding GntR family transcriptional regulator → MNIISIQNNIGLPKYKQIILSIEKAIEEGNLKKGDRLPSVNKVCLGFSLSRDTVLLAYDELKKRGIIYAIPGKGYYVKSVEITITQKVFLLFDELNIFKEDIYNSFLKNIGKNVQVDIFFHHFNVQVFKKLINDSNGNYTKYIIMPTNLNDIVDSIKTLPVTDVIILDQTNPELKMFPAIYQNHQKDIFEGLLKAKKRLEKYKKLILIFSGFREPPGMKLGFESFCQEYNYDYEIISDFSNQSIALGDLYIIPHDRDLLLVIENAINRKLKLGEDFGIISYNETALKKIAANGITTISTNFELMGKILADMVLKGTKEQIENKSALIVRNSL, encoded by the coding sequence GTGAACATCATTTCAATTCAAAATAATATTGGGCTTCCAAAATATAAGCAGATTATTCTTTCAATAGAAAAAGCGATTGAAGAGGGCAATTTAAAAAAAGGAGATCGTCTTCCATCGGTCAATAAAGTCTGTTTAGGCTTTTCTTTATCGCGCGACACAGTGCTTCTGGCGTATGACGAATTGAAAAAAAGAGGAATTATTTACGCTATTCCAGGAAAAGGTTATTATGTAAAAAGTGTTGAAATCACTATTACTCAGAAGGTTTTTCTTCTTTTTGACGAGCTTAATATTTTTAAAGAAGATATTTATAATTCGTTCCTAAAAAATATTGGTAAAAATGTTCAGGTTGATATTTTCTTTCATCATTTTAATGTTCAAGTTTTCAAAAAACTGATAAATGACAGCAACGGAAATTACACAAAATATATAATCATGCCGACGAACTTAAACGATATCGTCGATTCTATAAAAACCCTACCAGTAACCGATGTAATTATTTTGGATCAGACTAATCCAGAGTTAAAAATGTTTCCAGCTATTTATCAAAATCATCAAAAAGATATTTTTGAAGGATTACTGAAAGCCAAAAAAAGATTGGAAAAATATAAAAAACTGATTTTGATTTTTTCAGGTTTTAGAGAGCCGCCGGGAATGAAACTTGGTTTTGAATCTTTCTGTCAGGAATACAATTATGATTACGAAATTATTTCGGATTTCAGCAATCAATCTATTGCTTTAGGAGATTTATATATTATTCCTCATGACCGCGATCTGCTTTTGGTTATAGAAAATGCCATAAATCGAAAACTAAAATTAGGCGAAGATTTTGGAATTATATCTTATAATGAAACCGCTTTAAAGAAAATTGCTGCCAACGGAATTACAACCATTTCAACCAATTTTGAATTGATGGGAAAAATTCTGGCCGATATGGTTTTGAAAGGAACAAAAGAGCAGATCGAAAATAAATCTGCTCTTATAGTAAGGAATTCTTTATAG
- a CDS encoding NUDIX domain-containing protein, translating to MLNSYSSADKVLLAVDCIIFGFDHEGLKILLIKRDFEPEKGKWSLIGGFLKRDEVLDAAAIRILNTYTGLNDIYMEQLYAYSEIDRDPVERTISVSYFALINIENHNAELIKNYHAEWFPINDAPNLIFDHNEMVQNAIKRLRYKTSVKPIGFELLPEKFTMRQLLELYEAILSKELDKRNFISKINSLEILNKLDEKDMQSSRKGSYLYTFNKEKYEEKLLNDFVLNL from the coding sequence ATGCTAAATAGTTATAGTTCTGCCGATAAAGTTTTACTGGCGGTTGACTGCATCATTTTCGGATTCGATCATGAGGGTCTGAAAATACTTTTAATCAAGAGAGATTTCGAACCCGAGAAAGGAAAATGGTCTTTGATTGGAGGGTTTTTAAAACGTGACGAAGTTTTAGATGCAGCAGCTATCCGAATACTAAATACCTATACTGGTCTTAACGATATTTATATGGAGCAGTTGTATGCTTACAGCGAAATCGATCGTGACCCCGTAGAAAGAACTATTTCGGTTTCTTATTTTGCTTTGATTAATATTGAAAATCACAACGCAGAATTAATTAAAAATTATCACGCCGAATGGTTTCCAATTAATGATGCACCAAACTTAATTTTTGACCATAATGAAATGGTACAAAATGCCATTAAGAGACTTCGTTACAAAACTTCTGTAAAGCCAATTGGTTTTGAATTACTTCCTGAGAAATTTACCATGCGCCAGCTTTTAGAATTGTATGAAGCGATTTTGAGCAAAGAACTGGACAAAAGAAACTTCATCAGTAAAATTAATTCTTTAGAAATCTTAAATAAATTAGACGAAAAAGATATGCAGTCTTCTCGAAAAGGTTCTTATTTATACACCTTTAATAAAGAGAAATACGAAGAAAAATTACTCAACGATTTTGTTCTAAATTTATAA